Proteins from one Dromiciops gliroides isolate mDroGli1 chromosome 6, mDroGli1.pri, whole genome shotgun sequence genomic window:
- the LOC122732076 gene encoding HAUS augmin-like complex subunit 7: protein TGEEEWGEVEELENDEEEDPCLTWEVREVFERLMDIKCPFLEGLYITELKTIKQLLCSPSIYRLTILEWLFARLYPPFEELIATFQDSQAEEKILELVRLGHELMLCGPDDQNLIKGYGNVKRQLCFFKQLLDLVRSLGPGYANFSSVENFNSLVKENEKLLQKLFSSHLQEILDPKLSPLLLDIECQTKENLKSRDRKVKELSKKLNEFTEMLEELKEFPFLQRKMTSKGSSNICQTFRLTLSDFHQLITAFIHVYETEWRKHSKSSVPNVNQCGLLFQSVCETLILYSQELKAVREVINTSKKVEEIVEGQQLEKVYLGRDNYMTTLASKMEELRQKHKLFNNPLQKPSESKNGS from the coding sequence acaggagaagaggaatggggagaagtggaagaattagaaaatgatgaagaggaggaCCCTTGCCTTACTTGGGAGGTGAGGGAGGTGTTTGAGAGGCTTATGGACATAAAGTGCCCTTTCCTTGAGGGTCTTTATATCACTGAACTGAAAACAATCAAACAGTTGCTATGTAGCCCCTCAATTTACCGTTTGACTATTCTGGAATGGTTGTTTGCAAGACTGTATCCTCCCTTTGAAGAATTAATTGCCACTTTTCAGGACTCCCAAGCTGAAGAGAAAATCTTAGAGCTGGTGAGACTAGGTCATGAACTGATGTTGTGTGGACCAGATGACCAGAATCTCATCAAAGGTTATGGCAATGTGAAAAGGCAGCTCTGTTTCTTTAAACAGTTACTGGATTTGGTCAGAAGTCTAGGTCCTGGATATGCCAACTTCTCAAGTGTAGAAAACTTCAACAGTTTagtgaaggaaaatgagaagcTGCTACAGAAGTTGTTCAGTTCACATCTCCAGGAGATCCTAGACCCCAAACTGAGCCCTTTGCTCCTGGACATTGAGtgccaaacaaaagaaaatctgaaGTCAAGGGATAGAAAGGTGAAAGAACTTTCTAAGAAACTGAACGAGTTCACTGAAATGCTTGAGGAGCTCAAAGAATTTCCATTCCTCCAAAGGAAAATGACCAGCAAAGGTAGCAGCAACATTTGCCAGACTTTCCGTCTGACCCTCTCAGATTTCCACCAGCTAATCACTGCCTTTATCCATGTCTATGAAACTGAATGGAGGAAACATAGTAAGTCCTCAGTACCTAATGTCAATCAGTGTGGCCTATTATTTCAGTCTGTGTGTGAGACTCTGATTCTCTATAGCCAAGAGCTGAAAGCTGTCAGAGAAGTCATTAATACCTCCAAAAAGGTAGAGGAAATAGTAGAAGGACAGCAACTAGAGAAAGTCTATTTGGGTAGAGATAACTACATGACGACTTTGGCTTCAAAAATGGAAGAATTGAGACAGAAACATAAGCTCTTCAACAATCCTCTCCAGAAACCCAGTGAAAGTAAAAATGGAAGCTAA